In Rhizobium sp. 11515TR, the DNA window TGCGGGTTTGAATAACCTCGATGAAATTCTGCAACAGGCGCCATTCCTGAGGCAAGGTAAAAGTCAATGACGCGGCATCCTGCTTTGTTTTGGCAGCGGTTATGAAGATGAACAGGAAGGGCAAGACGAATATCAAGCCACAGGCAATCAGAGACGCTATGCCGATATAAAGCTGACGGCGGGTCAAAGATCCACCTCCTTGCGGTTAAACCAGGCTGTTATCGGCAGAATGATTGCACCGATGAGGATGAACAAGATGACATTTCCGGCTGTCGACAGACCATAAAATCCGGCCTGGTACTGCTTGTAGATAACGCTTGCCAATACATCCGAGGAGAAACCAGGCCCACCGCGCGTCATTGCCCAGATCAGATCGAAGCTGCGCAACCCACCGATCAATGACAAAGTAACGACGGTAATCGTTGCTGGTTTTACCAGCGGAACTGTGACACGGAAAAACATCTGACGGCGTGTCGCACCGTCGATCCTGGCGGCTTCATAATAATCGGGGCTGATCGAGGCGAGACCGGCGATATAGATGACGGTTGCGAGACCAATGCCCTTCCAGAGGTCGACGAAGACAATCGAATAGAGCGCCAGCGCGGGATCCGTCAGCCAGCCGGGTCCGTGAATGCCCATGACAGCGAGCGTGACGTTGATCAGGCCACGGGTCGGATGCATCAATACGGAAAACGTGATGCCGACGCCGATCGTCGATACGAGAACCGGAAAGAAGATCACGGTGCGCAGCAGGCCCTGCGCCCAGATGCCCGAAGTCAAAAGAACCGCCAGCAGCAGACCCAGGATCGTCTTTGTAACAGAGGTCGTAACCGCATAGATGATCGTGTTGATCAGGCCCTGGATCAGAAATGGTTCCCGGAAGAATTGGCGATAATTGTCCAAGCCGATGAATTGGGTGGTGAAGAGATCCCAGCGCGTCAGGCTGAACCAGAAGGAAGCGGCAGTCGGCACCAGGAAGAGAGCCGTGAATATCACGGCTGCCGGCAGGACGAACCAATAGGGATAGGGTGATTTACGTGTGGCCATGGAGCTACCTTGGACCTCCACCCGGGCCGATGCCGGGCGGAGGATCGGCTGGGAGGTTACCAGTTGGGCAGCCCAAGTTGCTTGGCCTGCTTTTCGACATCCTGATCATAGAGCACTGCGGCGTCCTTGGCGGAGCGAATTCCGGTCCCGACTTCGACGGTGATCTGCTCCAGGGCAGGCCCTTTGACCGGGGAGAGGAACTCCAATGCCGGCGTCGCATGCCCCTCCGTCTCGAAATAGGGCAACATGTCGGAAACGACGGGCGGAATATCCTTCGGCAGTTCGCATCCCCTAACGAGATAGGGGCCGGAAGAAACCACCTTGGCCATCAGGTCGCAGGCTTCCTTGGAGCCGACCCAGTCGACGAACTTCTTGGCCTCTTCCACATGTTTCGATTTCGCGGAAACATAGAGTGCGGCGGGCATCCAGACGGTGAGGCCATTCTTGGCGGCATCTGTTCCGGGGAGTGCAAAGAAGCCGAGATCTTTCAGATTGTCTGGAAAATTCTGCTGTATGTTTCCGATGCCGAAAGTTAGATTTGGATAGTGCGCGGCTTCGCCCGTGGCGACCATGCGCATGCCGTCGTCGAAGGTTGCCGCGCCGAAATCGGCGTTGAAAAATCCGCCTTTTGCAACCTCTTCCAGATGTTCGAACCCTCGCAGGGCAGCGGGCGTATCGGCGTATTTCTGCTTGTTGGCGGTGTAGTTGGCGGCAAAATCCGGGATCTCCGCCTGGACATTGTGGAAATCGGCGAGCACGAAAAGCTGCGAAGTCCAGGTCGTGCCGTAGGTCTGTGCTATCGCTACCTTGCCGGCCGCCTTGATCTTCTGGTTGTTGGCCATGAAATCCGCCCAGGTCTTGGGCGGAGTAAGGCCGAGCTCGGCATAGATCTTGCGATTATAGAAGATGCCGCCACCCATGGCGGGGCCGAACGGGATGCCGCGAACGTGGCCATCCGGGCCTGTGACGACCTTTTTGAAACTGTCGAGAATTCCGGCTTCGGAGGCGAGGCCGCTGAGGTCAGCCATTGTCTGTTCCGGCTTCAAGGCCTGGAACAGCGAGCCGGCATTGTATTGAAAAATATCGGCCATTTCCCCGGTCGCCAGGCGCGTTTTGATGATGTTGTCGCCTTCCGATCCGCCGGCACGCTGTTCGACATCGAAGCTCACATCCGGATGTTTTTCCATATAGGCCTTGGAGACGGCATCGAATGACGCGATGGATTCGGGGTTGGTGTCAATCAGGACGCTGAGCGTCACGTCGGCATGCGCGACACCCGCCGTCAGCGACATTGAAATTGCGGCGAGGATGCACTTCATCATTCTCATAGTCATTTCCTCCTCCTGAAGACCGGATGAATTGAGCTGCCTGCTTGCGGGATGAAGTGCCGCAAGCTGTATCAGATGGCAAAGGTGATCGTATGTTCCCCTTTGCTCAGTTTGGGTTCCCTGCCTGGCTCGATCCAGGCGCCATCCACCGTCAACGATTTTCTATTCTGTCCCGCTGCCAGGCGGGCCGTTATTCCTTCCGGCAGCAACAGACGGCATGTGACGGTTTCTCCCTTCACCGCCCATGCGGTCTCGATGCGGCCGAACCGCGTGTCGTGCCACGCTGAGACCGGCGACAGCGCCGGCAGGATGGTAGGATCGAATGAGATTTCTTCGAAGCCCGGCGCGTCCTCCAGCGGCCTGATCCCGGCCACATCCTCAAAGAGCCATTGGCATACGGCTCCATAGGCATAGTGATTGTAGCTGTTCATGTCTGGATCGTAGATCGTGCCGTCCTCGGCAAGCGCATTCCATCGCTCCCATATTGATGTAGCGCCTTGATCAACCTGGTATAGCCAGCCTGGCACCTTGCGATTGAGGAACATCTTTTCGGCAAGGTCATACATGCCGAGCCGCGTGAGAGCCGGAAGCAGCGCGGGGGTTCCTATGAAGCCAGTGCCGATGACGCCGTCGGTTTCTTCGGACACGCGCCGGAAATAGGTACGGGCGGCTTTTTCATGCTCCGGCGGCACAAGGCCATACAGGAAGGCCAGCGCCCATGATGTCTGATCGTTGTGCGCAATACGGCCTGATGGCGTAAAGAATTCGGTCGCGAAGGCGGCCCGGATCTCTTCCGTGCGAGCTTCCAGGCGCTCCGCCTCGCCACGGTCATCAAGGATGCGGGCGATCTTTGCCGTCAACTGGGTGGAAATGAAATGATAGAGGGTCGCTGCGCAATCATCGGCGATTGTGGGTCGCGGTTTACGATTATCACCAACGGGCTGCAGCCAGTCGCCGAAGGTGAAGCCATTCACTCCCCAGACGGCCGGAGGGCGAATGATCGGTCCATTGGAAATGCCCCACAAATAGTCCAGCCAGCGCTGCATGGCCGGGAAGCATTCCCTAAGCACGGCTGTATCGCCATAGTGGAGGTAAAGCTGCCAGGGGATGATGACGATGGCGTCCCCCAGCCGGTCGATCCAGCCCAGTCGCCATGGCTATCGATCGGGTGAAGCCGTGTCGGGTCCGGTGAAAAATGCGAGATTGCCCCATTGGCGCGTTGATCATGCATGACATCGCGGAGGAATTTCCGCAGGAAGGATTGGCTGTCCGCCAGCCAGCACGCCGTCCCGGCGAAGACCTGCGCATCGCCGGTCCAGCCCAATCGTTCATCGCGCTGCGGGCAGTCTGTCGGCACCTCGATGAAGTTGGAGCGCTGCGACCAGATGGTGTTTTCGACCAGGCGGTTGACCGCCGCGACGCCGCAGTTGAAACCACCGGCCGCCACGGGTACGGATGATATCGGGACCATGGCGATGCCGACCAGTTCCGCCTGGCCAGTGATGTGGACGCGCGCATAGCGGAAGCCCATGAAGGTGAAGAGCGGCGCATAGACCTCTTCTCCTTCGCCGGCGAGCGTATAGATCAGCTCGGCGCGTGCGCTGCGATAGTTGCGATTGTCGAAAAATCGCCCCGGACCGAGCACTTCGGAATGTTCGATACGGAGCTTGGCGCCTTTCTCACCTTTCACGCGGATGCGGATATAGGCGCCGGCATTCTGGCCAAAATCATAGACGCTGCTGCCGTCGCCCTCGATCCAGCTGTCGATCGGTGTGTGCTCGGGGAGTTCCTTGACGGGGTTCGTCTCGTGCGGAATGAGCAATCCCTTGTCAAAGGCGAGAACGTCGACGCCATGGCTGTCGTATGGCGCAATGCGGGCGTCGTAATCCTCTCCATAGTAGATGCCGTTGCGGGTGACCGGCGTGAAACCGCTCTTCCAGCTGTCGTCGGTCTTCAAGAGCAGCACGCCGTCGGCATTCAGCTCCGCAATTGCTGCCGCCCGTTCGCCCCAGCAATTGAAGACCGGATTAAGCGCCCACATCAGCTGGCTGCGGTACCATCCATCCCCGAGCCAGATCTCGATGCGGTTCTCGCCGGTGCGCAGATGCGCAGCAACGTCGTAGGTCTGGTAGGCAATCCGGTCATCATAGCAGGTCCAGCCCGGCGTGAGCAGATCGTCGCCCACGCGCCGACCGTTGACGAAAGCGCGATAGAGTCCCAGCGCAGAAATAGTCAGCGTCGCTTCGGTTGGCAGCTTTTCCAGCGTGAATTGCCGGGAGACGAATGTCCCTGCGGTTCCCTGGCCGGCATCGCAAGCCGGCGCGATCATCGATGCAGCAAATTGGACTGTGGAATCGACACGGGTCTTGGCCACGGCGGCGCCGTGGTCTGAGCGAATTGTCATTGCTTGCCTCCTCAGCCGCCTGTCCTCCGGCGGGATACGATTTTGTGTATCGTTCTATGTATATCATTCTACACAATCGATTGCGGCGCAAGAGTTTTGTGCCTATAATTTGCCAGGATAGGGGAATGAGACAGTTTATGACGAAAAATCAGATCGTTAACGCGGCGCAGGAGAGGGTGACCATCCGGCATGTGGCAGAAGATGCAGGTGTATCTGTTGCGGCGGTATCGAAAGTCTTGCGCAATGCTTATGGCGTCAGCGACGGTCTGAGAGGCAGGGTCGAAGCCTCGATCGAAAAGCTTCGCTATCGCCCATCGGTTGCGGCGCGAGCGATGCGTGGACGGACGCAGACCGTTGGTGTTTTGGTGATCGAGCTATCGAACCCGTTCCTTCCAGGTGTCATCGAAGAGGCCAATGCCGCTCTGTCGGAAAACGGCTTCAAGGCATTGATCGGCATTGGGCGTTCCGCGAGCTCGATCGAAGCGTCAATGATCGAATCGATGATCGACAACCGGATGGATGGCGTCGTCATCATCGCCCCGCGCATATCCGGCAAGGTTCTGGAGCGCTATGCGCGGCAGATTCCGATCGTGGTCATCGCGCATCACGAGCCGCATGCCGAAACCTATGACACCGTCAATTCGGACGATCGACGAGGCGGATATATGGCTGTCCAGGCCGCGCTGCATGCAGGCTATCGGGATATCGCCATGCTGAGCTATGACCTCCTGGATTCGCCGGCGACCATCGTTGCCGTACAGCGCGAAGAGGGCTATCTCGATGCCATGAAGCAGGCCGGGCTTGAGGGACGCATCATCCGGCTGCCGCCAGTCGCTGTCGATCGCGAGCGGACGATCCGGAATTTCCTCGATTCAAAGGACCGGCCGCGCGCAGTTTTCGTATGGTCCGATCTCGATGCCGTCCCCTTGATCAATGCGGCGCGGACAAGCTCAATCAGGGTTCCTGAAGATCTTGCGATCATCGGCTACGACAACTCTCCGATGGCCGCCATACCGCTCGTCGGCCTGACGAGCGTCGATCAAAATCAGATGCAACTCGGGCGGACGGCTGTGGAGGTGCTGCTCAGCAGGATCGATGGCCGGCGCGATGCCAGACATCTGTTGATCGAACCCCGCGTGGAATTGCGCGGCAGCACTTGAGGGCCGGAACGGCCAGGAATGACGCCACGGCGTCGAGGACGAAAACTTGATATGCATAGCATTGAATGGAATAAACCCCGCCCAACCCCATAGGAGCGAAAATGGAGGCGGGATGACGAAGGCAAGCGCCATTGTTGGGGCAATCAGCGGCGCGGAGCAGGCTATATTGCAGCTCGCTGTTTCGGGTTTATGCCGAGCTTGATGCTAGGCCGATTCCCGTAGCATCAGGTCAGCGGACAATAGAAATCGCGCAGTCGAGGTTTCTTCGACCTGATCCTCGCTGTCGTCATTGTCGCCGAGCCTGCTGAGAAGCATATCAACCGCCCGCCGGCCGATTTCGCTGACATTCTGCGCGACCGTCGTGATCGGCGGACAGGCGTATCGCGAAAGGGGATGATCGTCGTGTCCGGCAATGCGAATGTCGGACTTGGCGCCATGCCCGACTTTAAGGCCCATCTTGTAGGCAGCGGCGATCGCACCGAATGCAATTCGGTCGTTTGCGCAAAGGATGGTTTTCGTCGGCAATCGTTTCAGGTCGATGAGGCGCGTCATCTCATCGAACCCGAATCTTTCGAAATCCCACGTTCGGATTTTTGTCGAAGGCAGGATGTGTGGTGTCAAACCGAACCGCGTCATCGCGTTGACATAGGCGGCTTCACGCGTACGCGCGTTCGTGTTCACATCGGGCATGCCGAGATAGCTCGGCGGCTCGCCTGAACGGCACAGATAATCGACGATCAGTCCAAAGCTTTGCTGGTTATCGGTACCGACGAAAGCGGAAGTGTCATCCAATGGCGAATCCACATAAACAAGCGGAACGCTTCTGCCGTATTCCGCCAGAGTTTGCTGGTGGGACTCCACCCCGAGCGGTGCGATGATCGCGCCGGCCACGTTCAACGATTTGAGGGTACGGATCGCCCTGTCCTCAAGGTCGGACTGCCCATCCGTCGACAAGACAAGCGGAAAGAACCCCGCCTCTGTCGCCAGCGCTTCAATCCTTCGGGTGAGCGCCATATAGAACTGGTCGGTCGAGTTTGGAATAACGATCCCAACGATATTGGTCCGGCGCCGATTGAGGTTGACGGCAAAGAGGTTGGGCCGAAATCCTGATTTCTTGAGCGCAACTTCGATAGTCTCGCGCGTTTTCTTTCGGACTGAATTCGGATCGTTGAAGTATTTGGACACCGTGGGACGAGAAAGGCCGACAAATTCCGAGAAGTCCTCCATTGTCCTGATCGGTTTCGGCACGATGTTGTCTCCAGACTCTATGGAAAAGTGTCTATCCGACTCTTTATCGAGGGAAAAGAGAGTTCCTCCCCTTGGGAGGAACCGAGATTATTCCGCGGCAAATTGCACCTTCATCGCGGGCGTACCGCCACTCTTGGTGAAAAAGGGCAATACCTCTTTGAGCGGAAGCCGATGGGAGATCAGGCGTGCCATCGTGCCGTTGTCCTTGCGAAGCAAATCGAGGGCAGCAGGCAGGCTCTGATTCAATGAGTGCGAGCCGGCAATCGTCAACTGACGCCGGAAGATGTCGAAGGGCGATATCGAGACCCGGGCGCCGGGCGCACAGACGCCGAACACCAAGATCGCACCGCCGTCCTGCGCAAATTCCGGCATGCTTTCCACCACGGTCGGAACACCCGTCGCATCGGCCACAAGATCGAAAGATCGTTTGCGACCCTCGAGTTCCGGGGACGCAGGGTGCAGGGCCTCCAATCCCAGCTCGCTGGCAAAGCTCAGCCGGCTTTCATCGATATCGGCAACGACGACGTCGCTGACGCCCTGCGCCCTGATCGACAGGGCAAGTAGAAGCCCGATCGGACCGCCGCCGAATATCAGAGCGTTTTCCGCGCGCCGTGCTCCGGTTGTCAGGCCGATATTGCCGAGCCCGTTAAGCACGCAGGCGAGCGGCTCGGCCAAAGCTGCGACGTCGAATGAAAGCTCGCCGATATCGTGCAGGTGAGACACCCTGACGATGCTGTATTCGGCAAAGCCGCCATCTTGCGTGACGCCGTAGGCCTTCAGCTCCTTGCAAAGATTTGTCAGTCCCTTGCGGCAGAGATTGCAAGTGCCGCAGGGCAGGTTGGGGTCGACGGCGACCCTCGCACCCGGCCGCAAGCCGGTGACGTCTTCAGCGACCGCCTCGACCACGCCTGCATATTCGTGGCCGGGAACCAGAGGAAAGCGCCCTTCGCCGTAGCGGCCGTGGAGAACGTCGATATCCGTGTGGCAGACCCCCCCAGCCTTCACGCGGATGAGGGCGTGTCCCGGCGCCAAAGCGGGCAACGGCATATCGGCCAGCCCCGCAACGCCTTTTTCGGTGAAACATATTGCCTTCATGTCGGATCCCTCAGCTCATCCAGTTGCCGCCATCGACATTGTAGGTCTGTGCGAGAATGTAATCGCTGTCCGAGGAGGCAAGAAACACTGCAAGACCCTTGATATCGTCGGGCGTTGCGAACCGTCCGATCGGAACGGACTTGGCAACGGCAGCTTTCTTCTCGCCCGGCTTCAGGCCTTCCCATTTCGCGAAATGGGCGTCGACGATATCCCAGTGCTCGCCATCGACCACGCCAGGTGCGATGGCGTTTACGTTGATGCCGTATTTCACCAGGCCCAAGGCGGCCGATTGCGTTGCCGAAATGATGGCTGCCTTGGAGGCGCAATAGAGCAGCACCAATGCTTCCCCACGGCGTCCGGCCTGGCTTGCCATATTGATGATCTTGCCGCCGCGGCCGCGGGCAATCATGACGTTTGAAACGGCCTTCATCATGAAGAGAGGATCCTTCAGGTTGATCGAGAAGACTTTCTCGTAGCTGGCCTCGGTGATCTCGTTGATGGGAGCCATGTCGAAGATGGCGGCATTGTTCACCAGAATGTCGATGCCGCCGTAGGTCTGGTCGACCTCCTTGACGACGGCGTCGATGGCCTGGAGATCGGTGACATCGAGTTTCATCGCCTTTGCATTCGACCCGAGGTTTCTAGCCGCCTCGGATGCTCTTTCGATATTGATATCGACGATGACGACTTTCGCGCCTTCCTTGATGTAGGCCTCCGCAAAGCCAAGTCCGATGCCACGCGCACCGCCGGTGATGAGTGCGACCTTGTCTTTCAGCTTCATGATATTCCTCCCTGATAGAGGTTGCGCCTGATGCGCAACATTGGTGGTGATAGGATTGGCTTCGAACCTGCGCAGCGCGATGCCGTTTTCATCGAAAAGATGGCTGGAGTTCCGACAGCCGACGCTGCCGGAACCCTCCGGGAGGAAGCCCGCGGTCGCGGCACCGCGGGCAAGCCGGCTCCCTCATTTGGGGTAGCCGGCCTTCTTCATCTCGCGCTCGACCTGCTTCTGGGCATTGTCGAGAGCGGCATCGACGGTTTGCTGGCCCGCAAGTGCCGACGCGATCTGCTGACCGACGATCGTTCCGATCCCCTGGAATTCCGGGATCGCGACGAATTGGACGCCGGTGTAGGGCACCGGATCCTTGGTCGGATGTGCCGGGTCGGCGGATAGGATGGCCTTCTCGACGGTGGCAGCAAAAGGCGCAGCCTTCTGATACTCGGGCAGGTC includes these proteins:
- a CDS encoding L-iditol 2-dehydrogenase, giving the protein MKLKDKVALITGGARGIGLGFAEAYIKEGAKVVIVDINIERASEAARNLGSNAKAMKLDVTDLQAIDAVVKEVDQTYGGIDILVNNAAIFDMAPINEITEASYEKVFSINLKDPLFMMKAVSNVMIARGRGGKIINMASQAGRRGEALVLLYCASKAAIISATQSAALGLVKYGINVNAIAPGVVDGEHWDIVDAHFAKWEGLKPGEKKAAVAKSVPIGRFATPDDIKGLAVFLASSDSDYILAQTYNVDGGNWMS
- a CDS encoding ABC transporter substrate-binding protein; the protein is MRMMKCILAAISMSLTAGVAHADVTLSVLIDTNPESIASFDAVSKAYMEKHPDVSFDVEQRAGGSEGDNIIKTRLATGEMADIFQYNAGSLFQALKPEQTMADLSGLASEAGILDSFKKVVTGPDGHVRGIPFGPAMGGGIFYNRKIYAELGLTPPKTWADFMANNQKIKAAGKVAIAQTYGTTWTSQLFVLADFHNVQAEIPDFAANYTANKQKYADTPAALRGFEHLEEVAKGGFFNADFGAATFDDGMRMVATGEAAHYPNLTFGIGNIQQNFPDNLKDLGFFALPGTDAAKNGLTVWMPAALYVSAKSKHVEEAKKFVDWVGSKEACDLMAKVVSSGPYLVRGCELPKDIPPVVSDMLPYFETEGHATPALEFLSPVKGPALEQITVEVGTGIRSAKDAAVLYDQDVEKQAKQLGLPNW
- a CDS encoding carbohydrate ABC transporter permease encodes the protein MATRKSPYPYWFVLPAAVIFTALFLVPTAASFWFSLTRWDLFTTQFIGLDNYRQFFREPFLIQGLINTIIYAVTTSVTKTILGLLLAVLLTSGIWAQGLLRTVIFFPVLVSTIGVGITFSVLMHPTRGLINVTLAVMGIHGPGWLTDPALALYSIVFVDLWKGIGLATVIYIAGLASISPDYYEAARIDGATRRQMFFRVTVPLVKPATITVVTLSLIGGLRSFDLIWAMTRGGPGFSSDVLASVIYKQYQAGFYGLSTAGNVILFILIGAIILPITAWFNRKEVDL
- a CDS encoding LacI family DNA-binding transcriptional regulator encodes the protein MEDFSEFVGLSRPTVSKYFNDPNSVRKKTRETIEVALKKSGFRPNLFAVNLNRRRTNIVGIVIPNSTDQFYMALTRRIEALATEAGFFPLVLSTDGQSDLEDRAIRTLKSLNVAGAIIAPLGVESHQQTLAEYGRSVPLVYVDSPLDDTSAFVGTDNQQSFGLIVDYLCRSGEPPSYLGMPDVNTNARTREAAYVNAMTRFGLTPHILPSTKIRTWDFERFGFDEMTRLIDLKRLPTKTILCANDRIAFGAIAAAYKMGLKVGHGAKSDIRIAGHDDHPLSRYACPPITTVAQNVSEIGRRAVDMLLSRLGDNDDSEDQVEETSTARFLLSADLMLRESA
- a CDS encoding LacI family DNA-binding transcriptional regulator codes for the protein MTKNQIVNAAQERVTIRHVAEDAGVSVAAVSKVLRNAYGVSDGLRGRVEASIEKLRYRPSVAARAMRGRTQTVGVLVIELSNPFLPGVIEEANAALSENGFKALIGIGRSASSIEASMIESMIDNRMDGVVIIAPRISGKVLERYARQIPIVVIAHHEPHAETYDTVNSDDRRGGYMAVQAALHAGYRDIAMLSYDLLDSPATIVAVQREEGYLDAMKQAGLEGRIIRLPPVAVDRERTIRNFLDSKDRPRAVFVWSDLDAVPLINAARTSSIRVPEDLAIIGYDNSPMAAIPLVGLTSVDQNQMQLGRTAVEVLLSRIDGRRDARHLLIEPRVELRGST
- a CDS encoding zinc-dependent alcohol dehydrogenase family protein gives rise to the protein MKAICFTEKGVAGLADMPLPALAPGHALIRVKAGGVCHTDIDVLHGRYGEGRFPLVPGHEYAGVVEAVAEDVTGLRPGARVAVDPNLPCGTCNLCRKGLTNLCKELKAYGVTQDGGFAEYSIVRVSHLHDIGELSFDVAALAEPLACVLNGLGNIGLTTGARRAENALIFGGGPIGLLLALSIRAQGVSDVVVADIDESRLSFASELGLEALHPASPELEGRKRSFDLVADATGVPTVVESMPEFAQDGGAILVFGVCAPGARVSISPFDIFRRQLTIAGSHSLNQSLPAALDLLRKDNGTMARLISHRLPLKEVLPFFTKSGGTPAMKVQFAAE